The following coding sequences are from one Epinephelus moara isolate mb chromosome 7, YSFRI_EMoa_1.0, whole genome shotgun sequence window:
- the tent5c gene encoding terminal nucleotidyltransferase 5C isoform X1, whose product MLLQHAFVTLNFFGKMDNMEESKSCSVSVLTWEQVSRLNEVLTEVVPVHGRGNFPTLEVRLKDIVARVRSRLELSGIRVKDTRLNGSTASHVLVQDIGWSYKDLDVIFRVDLPHEAEFRLIKDVVLGTLLDFLPEGVNKEKITPMTLKEAYVQKLVKVNTEQDRWSLISLSNNNGRNVELKFVDSIRRQFEFSVDSFQIVLDSMLSYYELAQTPMSQAFHPTVSGESVYGDFSMALSHLRNKLIATKRPEEIRGGGLLKYCNLLVRDFRPASEEEFKGLERYMCSRFFIDFPDIGEQQRKVEAYLQSHFIGEEKSKYDYLMILRRVVNESTVCLMGHERRQTLHLISLMAFRVLAEQNAIPDASCVTCYYQPAPYVRDHNFSNYYVANQNIPTWLPCN is encoded by the exons ATGCTTTTACAGCACGCTTTTG TCACTCTAAACTTTTTTGGGAAGATGGATAACATGGAAGAATCAAAGAGCTGCTCCGTCAGCGTCCTGACCTGGGAGCAGGTGAGCCGGCTGAATGAAGTCCTCACGGAGGTTGTGCCTGTCCACGGACGGGGGAACTTCCCCACCTTAGAGGTGCGGCTGAAAGACATTGTGGCCCGGGTGCGCTCCCGCCTGGAGCTGAGCGGCATCAGAGTAAAGGACACACGGCTCAACGGCTCCACAGCCAGCCACGTGCTGGTGCAGGATATCGGCTGGAGCTATAAGGATCTGGACGTCATCTTCAGGGTGGACCTGCCGCACGAGGCGGAGTTCAGGCTCATTAAGGATGTGGTGCTGGGTACCCTGCTGGACTTTCTGCCCGAGGGTGTGAACAAGGAGAAAATTACACCCATGACGCTCAAAGAGGCGTACGTCCAGAAGCTGGTGAAGGTCAACACAGAGCAGGACCGCTGGAGCCTCATCTCACTCTCCAACAACAACGGCCGCAACGTGGAGCTGAAGTTTGTGGACTCAATACGCCGGCAGTTTGAGTTCAGTGTGGACTCCTTTCAGATTGTGCTGGACTCCATGCTCTCCTACTATGAGCTGGCACAGACGCCCATGTCACAGGCCTTTCACCCCACCGTGAGCGGGGAGAGCGTGTACGGGGACTTCAGCATGGCACTGAGCCACCTGCGGAACAAGCTCATCGCCACCAAGCGGCCAGAGGAGATCCGAGGTGGCGGCCTGCTCAAATACTGCAACCTGCTGGTGCGGGACTTTCGGCCTGCCAGCGAGGAGGAGTTCAAGGGCCTGGAGCGGTACATGTGTTCCCGCTTCTTCATTGACTTCCCGGACATTGGTGAGCAGCAGCGCAAGGTGGAGGCCTACCTCCAGAGCCACTTCATCGGTGAGGAGAAGAGCAAGTACGACTACCTCATGATCCTGCGGCGAGTGGTCAACGAGAGCACAGTGTGCCTCATGGGCCACGAGCGGCGGCAGACCCTCCACCTCATCTCGCTGATGGCCTTCCGAGTGCTGGCGGAGCAGAACGCAATCCCCGATGCGTCCTGCGTCACCTGCTACTATCAGCCGGCGCCTTATGTCCGAGACCACAACTTCAGCAACTACTATGTGGCCAACCAGAACATTCCGACGTGGCTGCCGTGTAACTGA
- the tent5c gene encoding terminal nucleotidyltransferase 5C isoform X2: MDNMEESKSCSVSVLTWEQVSRLNEVLTEVVPVHGRGNFPTLEVRLKDIVARVRSRLELSGIRVKDTRLNGSTASHVLVQDIGWSYKDLDVIFRVDLPHEAEFRLIKDVVLGTLLDFLPEGVNKEKITPMTLKEAYVQKLVKVNTEQDRWSLISLSNNNGRNVELKFVDSIRRQFEFSVDSFQIVLDSMLSYYELAQTPMSQAFHPTVSGESVYGDFSMALSHLRNKLIATKRPEEIRGGGLLKYCNLLVRDFRPASEEEFKGLERYMCSRFFIDFPDIGEQQRKVEAYLQSHFIGEEKSKYDYLMILRRVVNESTVCLMGHERRQTLHLISLMAFRVLAEQNAIPDASCVTCYYQPAPYVRDHNFSNYYVANQNIPTWLPCN; this comes from the coding sequence ATGGATAACATGGAAGAATCAAAGAGCTGCTCCGTCAGCGTCCTGACCTGGGAGCAGGTGAGCCGGCTGAATGAAGTCCTCACGGAGGTTGTGCCTGTCCACGGACGGGGGAACTTCCCCACCTTAGAGGTGCGGCTGAAAGACATTGTGGCCCGGGTGCGCTCCCGCCTGGAGCTGAGCGGCATCAGAGTAAAGGACACACGGCTCAACGGCTCCACAGCCAGCCACGTGCTGGTGCAGGATATCGGCTGGAGCTATAAGGATCTGGACGTCATCTTCAGGGTGGACCTGCCGCACGAGGCGGAGTTCAGGCTCATTAAGGATGTGGTGCTGGGTACCCTGCTGGACTTTCTGCCCGAGGGTGTGAACAAGGAGAAAATTACACCCATGACGCTCAAAGAGGCGTACGTCCAGAAGCTGGTGAAGGTCAACACAGAGCAGGACCGCTGGAGCCTCATCTCACTCTCCAACAACAACGGCCGCAACGTGGAGCTGAAGTTTGTGGACTCAATACGCCGGCAGTTTGAGTTCAGTGTGGACTCCTTTCAGATTGTGCTGGACTCCATGCTCTCCTACTATGAGCTGGCACAGACGCCCATGTCACAGGCCTTTCACCCCACCGTGAGCGGGGAGAGCGTGTACGGGGACTTCAGCATGGCACTGAGCCACCTGCGGAACAAGCTCATCGCCACCAAGCGGCCAGAGGAGATCCGAGGTGGCGGCCTGCTCAAATACTGCAACCTGCTGGTGCGGGACTTTCGGCCTGCCAGCGAGGAGGAGTTCAAGGGCCTGGAGCGGTACATGTGTTCCCGCTTCTTCATTGACTTCCCGGACATTGGTGAGCAGCAGCGCAAGGTGGAGGCCTACCTCCAGAGCCACTTCATCGGTGAGGAGAAGAGCAAGTACGACTACCTCATGATCCTGCGGCGAGTGGTCAACGAGAGCACAGTGTGCCTCATGGGCCACGAGCGGCGGCAGACCCTCCACCTCATCTCGCTGATGGCCTTCCGAGTGCTGGCGGAGCAGAACGCAATCCCCGATGCGTCCTGCGTCACCTGCTACTATCAGCCGGCGCCTTATGTCCGAGACCACAACTTCAGCAACTACTATGTGGCCAACCAGAACATTCCGACGTGGCTGCCGTGTAACTGA